The sequence below is a genomic window from Flavobacterium keumense.
ATTCTACGAACGTCACGGCGTTACCGAAATTGAAAAAGCTTTTGAATTGCAATGGGATCCGGGTAAATCTCGTGTAATGACGACCAAATATTGCATCAAATACGAATTGGAGCGTTGTCCAAAATACCATCCTGAGCACCGCGACAAAAAAGTCAAAGAACCTTTGGTTTTAAAACAAGGCGAACTCGAGTACAAACTCAAATTCAATTGCAAACCTTGCGAAATGGAAATCTGGGAAAAAGATGCTGAATTTGAAATTGAAGAGGAAGATTAAATAACAATAGCTTATGAAAAAATTACTAACTTTTTTATTTGTTTTAAGTAGCGCCGTAATTTTGGCACAAGACAAAAAAGAAAATTCAAAAATTCAAATTGTAGAAGCCTCTTGTGGCCAATGCCAATTTAAAATGGAAGGAAAAAGTTGTGACTTAGCCGTTCGAATTGATGGAAAATCCTATTTTGTAGAAGGCACCAATATAGATGCCCACGGAGATGCTCATGCAGATGATGGTTTTTGTGCTAGTATTCGCAAAGCAGAGGTAATTGGTGAAATAAAAGACAACAAATTTGTTGTAACTTACTTTAAATTACTACCGCTAAAAAAACTTTAAATCCAAATCAATATGGAAAATTTTATTTTACACAAAGCGAGTTCAAGAGGTCATGCTGATCACGGTTGGCTCAATGCCTATCACAGTTTTAGCTTTGCCAATTGGTATAATCCAGAACGTATCCAATTTGGTATGCTTCGTGTCTTGAATGACGATACAATTGCTGCCGGAATGGGTTTTGGCACGCATCCACACGACAATATGGAAATCATCACGATTCCATTAGAAGGCGATTTGGCTCACAAAGACAGCATGGGCAACGCCTCAACAATTAAAACAGGCGATGTACAAGTGATGAGTGCAGGAACTGGTATTCAACATAGCGAATTCAATCCTAATGCAGATAAACAAACTAAACTCTTTCAAATATGGCTGTTCCCAAAATACAGAAATGTGGAGCCGCGTTACCAACAAATTACTTTAGATACCGCTAAGCAAAAAAATAATTTTGCTCAAATTTTATCGCCAAATCCAGATGATGAAGGTGTATGGATACATCAAGACGCTTGGTTTTACTTAGGTGACTTTGACAAAGACTTGTCTAAAAAATTGGCACTAAAAAAAGAAGGAAATGGTTTTTACATCATGAACATTGAAGGTGAAATCGAAGTGAATGGAGAAAAATTAGAAAAAAGAGATGCTATTGGAATTTGGGAAACCGATGAAGTCGAAATCAAAGCCAATTCAGATTCTCGTTTTTTAATCATGGAAATTCCGATGGAACAATAAACCAAAAAATAGTACTTTTGCTATTATCAATTTTAGAGAAAATAAACAGAAATAAAACTTATGAAAGCATACGTATTTCCTGGACAAGGAGCACAATTTACCGGAATGGGTAAAGAGTTATATGAGAATTCACCTTTAGCAAAAGAACTATTCGAAAAAGCCAATGACATTTTAGGATTTCGCATTACAGACATCATGTTTGAAGGTACTGCCGAAGAACTAAAAGAAACCAAAGTAACGCAACCTGCTGTTTTTTTACATTCGGTTATTTTAGCTAAAACCTTAGCTGATTTCAAACCAGAAATGGTAGCTGGCCACTCTTTAGGAGAATTTTCAGCTTTAGTTGCCAATGGCACTTTATCTTTTGAAGACGGATTAAAATTGGTTTCACAAAGAGCTTTAGCCATGCAAAAAGCCTGTGAAATTACTCCATCAACTATGGCAGCAGTATTGAATTTAGAAGACACAATTGTAGAAAATATTTGTGCTTCTATTGATGGTGTTGTAGTAGCGGCTAATTACAACTGTCCTGGACAATTAGTAATTTCGGGCGAATACAAAGCAGTGGAGCTAGCTTGTGAAAAAATGAAAGAAGCAGGTGCAAAACGTGCGTTAATTTTGCCAGTAGGTGGTGCTTTTCATTCCCCAATGATGGAACCAGCAAGAGAAGAACTAGCAGCCGCAATTGAAGCGACTACTTTCTCTACTCCTATTTGCCCTGTGTATCAAAATGTAACGGCGAACGCCGTTTCTGACCCAGCTGAAATTAAGAAAAACCTAATCATTCAGTTGACAGCTCCAGTAAAATGGACACAATCGGTTCAACAAATGATTAAAGATGGTGCAACAAGCTTTACTGAAGTTGGCCCCGGAAAAGTTTTAGCTGGTCTAATTGGAAAAATTGACAAAGAAGCAATTACTGCTAATGCGTAAATAAAATGTGTTCAAAAATAAAAATCCCAAACTACTCGTTTGGGATTTTTATTTTAATTGAACTAAGAATATGATTAACTTCTAATTTTTTGTTCCCATTTCCAAGCACTTGCCATAGCTTCTTCAAGAGTGAATTGTGCTTTCCATCCCAAAACCGTATTAGCTTTATCAGTATTGGCATACGCTTCTGTTATATCACCTTCTCTACGCGCTACAATTTTATACGGTAATTTTTGTCCACTTACTTTTTCAAAAGCATGAATCACTTCCAAAACCGAACTTCCTGTCCCTGTTCCTAAATTAAAGGTTTCTACTTTATCTTGATTTTTCTTATTCAATAAACGTTGCATTGCAATAACATGTGCTTTTGCCAAATCTACTACATGAATATAATCGCGAATCGCCGTTCCATCTGGAGTAGGATAATCGTCTCCATAAACGGATAATTCTTGACGTAATCCAATTCCAGTTTGCGTAATAAAAGGCACTAAATTTTGCGGAACTCCCAAAGGTAATTCTCCAATTTCAGCTGAAGGATGAGCGCCTATTGGATTAAAATAACGCAGTAAAACAGCATTAACATTGGTAACTTTAGCGGTATCTATAATAATTTCTTCTCCAATTTGTTTTGTATTACCATAAGGAGATAGCGCAGTTTGAACCGATGAATCTTCGGTAATAGGCATTTTTTCGGCTTGACCGTAAACCGTACAAGACGAACTAAAAATAAAATTAGCGGTATGATTTTTCTCCAATTCTTGTAGAATATACACTAACACATTAATGTTATTTTCATAATACAACAATGGATTGCCTACACTTTCCCCAACCGCTTTAGAGGCTGCAAAATGAATAACACCTTCAATATCAGTATGGCGTTTAAAAAAATCTTGTACTTTATTTTTGTCGCGTAAGTCTAATTGTTCAAAGGCAGGAACTTTACCCGTAATATTTTGAATTCCATCCAAAACAGACAATGAAGTATTGGATAAATTATCAATTATAATGACTTCAAAACCTTCGTTTTGAAGTTCTACAACTGTATGTGAACCAATAAATCCTAACCCTCCTGTTACTAGTATTTTCATTTGCTTTTTGGGTATTGCGCCTATTTATTTAAAAACTCTAAAATACTATCTGTGATGAATTTAATCTGTTCATCGTCTAATTCTGTATGCATAGGTAACGAAATCACTTCTTTTACTAATTGATTGGTAACTGGGAAATCTTCCTCTTTATAGCGTGCATCAGCATAGGCTTTTTGACTGTGTAGTGGAATGGGATAATATATAGCACATGGGATTCCCTTATCTAATAAATATTGCATCAAACCGTTTCTGTCGGCATCAATAATTCGCAACGTATATTGATGAAAAACGTGACAATCACAGATATCACAAATACTAGGCGCGATAATGTTTTTATGACCTTCTAAAGCTGCAGTGTATTTTCTTGCGGCGTTTTGTCTTGCTTTATTGTATTGATCCAACAAGGGTAATTTTGCATTTAGCACAGCTGCTTGAATACTATCCAATCGAGAATTTACCCCCACTACATCGTGATGGTATCTTTCATACATTCCGTGATTAACAATTCCGCGAAGTGTATGTGCTAATGCATCATCATTAGTAAAAATTGCTCCTCCATCACCATAACAGCCTAAATTTTTAGAAGGAAAGAAAGAAGTGGCCCCCACATGACCTATCGTTCCCGCTTTCTTTTTTGTACCATCAGAAAATTTACAATTGGCTCCAATGGCCTGCGCATTATCCTCAATAACATATAAATTATGTTCTTTGGCTAAAGCCATAATGGCTTCCATATTAGCGGCACGACCAAACAAATGAACCGGTACAATGGCTTTCGTTTTAGGAGTAATTGCTTTTTTAATTTTGTTAATGTCGATATTCATATTGTGCATCTCTACATCGACCAAAACAGGTGTTAATTGCAACAAAGCAATTACTTCAACCGTTGCAGCAAAAGTAAAATCAGCCGTAATAACCTCATCCCCTGGTTGTAAACCTAAGCCCATCATCGCAATTTGCAAAGCGTCGGTTCCATTTGCACAAGGGATAACATGTTTTACACCTAAATAATCTTCTAACGATTTTTGAAACGAATGAACTTGAGGCCCGTTGATGTAAGTAGTTGTATCTAAAACTTCTTGAATAGAAGCATTAACTGTCTCTTTTATCGCATCATATTGACTTTTCAAGTCAACCATTTGAATTTTTTTCATTTACTTTTTATTTAATGATTGGAAAATTTTGAGTTAAAATTCCAATTAAATTGCGTCTATTCGTAAAACGAAAAACAAAAATAGGCATTTAAAAAGTTCCAACCAATCAAAATAAAATAAAGAAACTGTATTTTAGCACCAAAATATCGGGTATGCTTTTAATTTATAGTGTAATTGTTTCAATAGCAGGGCTATTATTACAAATCTTTGCTTTTTTTATACCAAAGATTAATCTTTTTGTTACTGGAAGAAAAGACGTATTCTCAACCTTAAAATCCAAAATCAAACCCGACGACAAAACGATTTGGTTTCATGCTGCTTCATTAGGAGAATACGAACAAGGATTACCCGTGATTGAAAAAATGAAGGAGAACCACCCCAACCATAAAATCATCGTTAGCTTTTTCTCTCCTTCTGGTTATGAAGTTCGCAAAAACAACACCGTAGCAGATGCAACCGTTTATTTACCTTTAGACACGATGAAAAATGCTAAAAAATTTATTCAGTTAGCACATCCTGACTTGGTGTTCTTCATTAAATATGAATTTTGGCCTAATTATTTAAACGAATTAAAAAAACAACAAATACCTACCTACCTGATTTCAGGTATTTTTAGAGAAAAACAGGCTTTCTTTAAATGGTATGGTGGATTTTACAGAAAAGCGTTGGAAGCATTTACTTACTTTTTTGTGCAAAACGAAAGTTCATTACAACTACTTCATCAATTAGGCAAAAACAATGCGGTAGTTTCTGGAGACACACGATTTGATAGAGTAGCAACTATTCTAGAAAAAGACAATACATTGGATTTTATTGAAACATTCAAAAACAATACAACAACTATTGTGATCGGAAGTTCATGGCCAAAAGACGAAGAATTACTTCTAAATTTCATTAATTCTAGTCCCACTAACTGTAAATACATTATTGCACCACACAATATTAAGCGAGAACAAATTCAACAATTAAAAACAAACTGTGTTAAAAAGGTCGTCTTTTTCTCAGAAAAAGAAGATAAAAATCTTGCTGATTATAATGTCTTTATTATTGATACTATTGGAATTTTAACTAAAATATACAGCTATGCCGATATTGCTTATGTGGGTGGTGGATTTGGACATCCCGGCGTTCATAACATCCTAGAACCTGCTACCTTTGGTATCCCGATAATTATTGGCCCCCATTATTCTCATTTTGCCGAAGCTATCGACTTAGTTGACCTGAAAGGATGTATCACCATAAATAACCAAACAGAACTCAATAAATCATTAGAAAATTTAATTGCAAATACATCTGAACGAATTAAAATGGGTAAAATTTGCGCACAATTTGTACAAAAAAATAAAGGTGCTGTGAATCAAATTCTCAAATACATCTAGGGCTCAATAATTTTCCTTTTTTTGAATATACATAGGGTATTTTCTCAATTAGAAGTTCTTTTGACCAAAAAATAACACTATTAGCGAATATTATTTAAAAAAAAAATGAAAAAATATTTTACATATTAAAAATTTTATATCTTTGCCACGAATTAATAATTAACCTTTTATAATAAAGTAAGATGAAAAAAGTATTTTTAAGTTTAGCTGTTGTTGCTGTATTAACTGTTGTATCTTGTAAAAAAGCTGAAGCTCCTGCTGAAGAAGTAGCTGCTGATACTACTGCTGTAGCTGTTGATTCTGCTGCAACTGATACTGCTGCTGCTGCTGTTGATTCTGCTGCTGCTCCAGTTGATTCTGCTGCTGCTGCAAAGTAATTAAATTACGACACAGAAAAAATTAAGCCGTACACATAGTGTAACGGCTTTTTTTATTTAATAAAGTTGAATCCAACGTATTTTTAATCCGAAAAAACGACATCATTGACCGAAAAATCAAGTACATCAGATTGTCCAGCATATTTCACAATTTCATCAATTCCTTTTTGAAGCCGCAACTCGGTCGTGTATTTTCTACTAGTTGCAAAATGCACACCATCCAAAAGTAGTTTAAAATAAAACTTCCCTTTAGGCGATTTAAATTTTAAGAATGTAACTAAATCAATATTGGCCTTAAATTTTTCAATAGCTTCTTCTCCTTCAAATTTCAATTCGTAACTCAAACTTGTAAAGATTGTTTTTCCTTTTCTAGAAGCAAATACAAACTTATATTCGTCGTTAAATCGTTTTGTAATTACAAAAGTCCCCATGTTCTATACTATTCTAAAAACCACATCTATCGTTTTATCTATAAAAATAAAAAAAGCCTCTTCAATTGAAGAGGCTTTAGTACTCAGAGCGGGACTTGAACCCGCACGAACATTGCTGTTCACTGGATTTTAAGTCCAGCGTGTCTACCAATTTCACCATCCGAGCATTATATGGTCTTGTTGGAGCGAAAAACGGGGCTCGAACCCGCGACCTCGACCTTGGCAAGGTCGCGCTCTACCAACTGAGCTATTTTCGCATTTTCAATTCTTATGAAAGAATCGCGATACTTGTTCTGTATTGCGGATGCAAATTTAATACATTAATTCAATTACACAAGCCTTTTCTTTAAAAAAATAGCCCCAAAAAGGTAATCTTCTGATAACGTAACCTTTAAAATCAAAACTATTTTTTAGTCAGCATTCTTTTTATTTCATTCAACTTCATCAAAGCTTCCATTGGCGTAATGGTATTGATATCTAAATTTAGAATTTCTTCTTTAATTTCTTCTAAAAGCGGGTCATCTAAATTGAAAAAACTCATTTGCATTTCTTCTTTAATTTCTTTGATGCCATTAAGCGCCTCATTTGAATGGTTCTTCTCTAATTTCTTCAATAGCTTTTGCGCTTTCAAAATTACAATTTGAGGCATTCCTGCCATTTTAGCTACATGAATACCAAAACTATGCGCACTTCCTCCTTTAACCAGCTTTCTAACAAAAAGAACGGTATCTTTCAATTCTTTTACTGCCACATTAAAATTCTGAATTCTCGGCAACGATTCACTCATTTCATTCAACTCATGATAATGTGTAGCAAACAACGTTTTAGGCTGCGTAGGATGTTCATGCAAAAATTCAGCGATAGCCCAAGCAATCGATATTCCATCATAAGTACTTGTTCCTCTTCCAATCTCGTCTAAAAGCACCAAACTTCGGTCTGAAATATTGTTCAAAATAGAGGCCGTTTCATTCATTTCAACCATAAAAGTCGACTCGCCCATCGAAATATTATCACTTGCTCCTACTCTGGTGAAAATTTTGTCTACAATTCCCATTCGTACGCTCTCTGCCGGAACAAAACTTCCCATTTGAGCCAAGAGCACAATCAAAGCAGTTTGACGTAAAATAGCCGATTTACCCGACATATTAGGTCCCGTAATCATAATCAACTGCTGTGTTTCTCTATCCAAAAATACGTCATTAGAAATGTAAGGTGTTCCCACAGGCAATTGTTTCTCAATCACAGGATGTCTTCCTTCTTTAATTTCTAATTCATACGAATCATCAATTTCTGGACAAACATATTTATTTTCAATTGCCAATTGGGTAAATGAACACAAACAATCCAATTGCGCTATCAAATTGGCATTCATTTGAACCGGTTTGATATACGTACCAATCCATTGTACTAATTGTTCAAATAATTCGGATTCTATTTTGTGGATTTTCTCTTCAGCTCCCAAAATTTTCGTCTCGTATTCCTTCAATTCTTCGGTAATATATCGTTCTGCGTTTACCAAAGTTTGTTTGCGAATCCATTCCTCAGGCACTTTATCTTTGTGCGTATTTCTGACCTCAATATAGTACCCAAAAACATTATTGAACGAGATTTTCAAAGAAGAAATTCCTGTTCTTTCAGATTCCCTTTTTTCAATTCCTTCTAAAAACTCTTTCCCCGAAATAGAAATAGCGCGCAGATCGTCTAATTCGGCATTCACACCTACCGCAATCGCGTTTCCTTTGGCAATAGCCACAGGAGCTTCTGGATTCAGCGTGGTTTTTATTTTTTCACGCAACAAATCACAGCTATGCAAACTATCGCCAATTACTTTAACCGCTTCTTGTGGACTTTGTAAAGCCAAAGTTTTAATAGGAAGTATAGCGTCTAATGATTCTTTTAAATACACAACCTCGCGTGGCGATACTTTTCCTGTCGCAATTTTCGAAATCAAACGTTCTAAATCTGAAATTTGTTTGATTTGCGATTGTATGTTTTTTAAAATTTCTTGATTGTCTTTCAAATACGCCACTACTTGATGGCGACTTTGAATTTTAGCAGCATCTTTTAATGGCAAAGCCAACCAACGTTTTAACAAACGCCCTCCCATTGGAGAAAGCGTTCTGTCAATCACATCTAGTAAAGTAACTGCATTCGGATTATAACTGTGGTACAATTCTAAGTTACGAATCGTAAAACGATCCATCCAAACGTAGGCATCTTCAGCGATTCGTTGAATAGACGTAATATGTTGTACTTTGTTGTGCTGTGTTTCAGACAAATAATACAAGATCGCACCCGCAGCGATTATTCCTTCTTTCAATTCTTCAATCCCGAAACCTTTCAAGGAAACTGTTTGGAAATGTTTCGTCAAGGTTTCAAAAGCATAGTCTTCTTTGTACAACCAATCTTCTAAATAAAAACTATGATAATCCTCCCCAAAAGCAGCTTTGAAATCATTTTTATTATTTTTTGGAACTAGAACTTCGCTCGGACTAAAATTTTGCAACAATTTATCAATATACTCCACATTCCCTTGAGCAGTAAGAAATTCTCCTGTAGATACATCTAAAAATGAAATCCCAATGTTTTTATTGGTAAAATAAATTGAGGCCAAAAAATTATTGACTTTGGCTTGCAACACCTCATCATTCATCGAAACACCCGGTGTAACAAGCTCCGTAACCCCACGTTTCACGATGGTTTTAGTCATTTTTGGATCTTCTAATTGGTCACAAATAGCAACACGCAAACCCGCTTTGACTAACTTAGGTAAATAGGTATTAAGAGAGTGATGAGGAAATCCTGCCAAAGCCGTTTCGGTTTCAGAACCAGCTCCTCTTTTGGTCAATATAATTCCTAAAATTTTTGAAGCTCGAATCGCATCTTCTCCAAATGTTTCGTAAAAATCTCCTACTCGAAACAACAAACACGCATCAGGGTATTTTGCCTTGATTTCGTTGTATTGTTTCATTAAAGGAGTTTCTTTTACTACTTTCTCTTTAGCTGCCAATTTATTTTTTTTAATCGATTAAAATATGTGAGCGAATTTATAGATTTTATAGCGAATAATAAACTGTTCTAAAGTTTTATCTATTTTTAAGGGAATTTTATGATTTAGTTTTACATTTTTTTTTAGCTTTGTTATTTAAATTTTAATTAAATAAATTATGAAAAGAATAATTATCTTAGCCTTGTTAGTATTAGGATCTGTGGCTTCAAATGCTCAAGAAACCAAAAAAATCACTGCAAAAACTGCTAAAGTAGATGGAGCAGGAATGGTTTTTGCAAACGAAGTAATTGATTACGGTACAATTAATCAAAATGCTGATGGAAAACGCGAGTTCGTATTTACTAATAATGGTAATGCCCCTTTAGTAATTACTAATGCACAAGGTTCTTGTGGTTGTACAGTACCTTCTAGTCCAAAAGAACCTATTGCTCCTGGAGCAAAAGGAGTTATTGGTGTAAAATATGACACTAATAGAGTGGGGCCATTTACAAAAACAGTTACTATTTCATCAAACGCAGCAGGTCAACCAACTAAAGTTTTAACTATTAAGGGGAATGTTGTAGCGGCTGCAGCAAAAAGCTAATTTTATTTCAAAATAAACACAAAAGCTTCCTACTTTCACGGAAGCTTTTTTTTTACCTACTACTTCTGACTACTATGAGAAAATTAGAAAACAGCGAACTCGACAGAAAATCAATTGAAGATTTTAAAAAATCAGCAAAAACACCTTTGATTTTGATTTTGGATGACATTCGCAGTTTACACAATATTGGTTCTGTTTTTAGAACTGCAGATGCTTTTTTAATTGAAAAAATCTACCTGTGTGGTATCACTGCTACCCCACCTAATAAAGAAATTCATAAAACCGCCCTTGGCGCTACTGAAACTGTAGCTTGGGAACATGCCGAAAATGTTTTGGATGTTATCCAAAAACTAAAAGCAGAAAAAATTCAGACTTTTGCAATCGAACAAGTCGAAAGCGCTATTTTTCTTCAAAATTTTGAAGTTGAAAACAATCAGAAATATGCGCTGGTATTTGGCAACGAAGTTTTTGGGGTAGCCCAAGAAGCCGTAGCCCTTTGTGATGGCGCTATTGAAATCCCGCAATTAGGAACAAAACATTCTCTAAATATTTCCGTTAGTGCAGGGATTGTTGTTTGGGATTTGTTTAAAAAATTACATTTTTCAAAATAAGTAGAACCAATTTACTGAAAATACTATATTTATAGCATGAAGAAAAGAAACACCCCACTCTTCTTAGCACTTCTTATATTAATTGGAATCCAAATAGGTTATTCCAAAAGTATCTCTTTGGATCCCCCCATCAAAAAATCAACCTCTATAGCAGCTCCCACAATAACCGCAACAGGAAACACAGCCTATTGCCCTCTTACTCAAACTAAAATTGCAACAACAGTAACTATTACTCATGATGTTGCCGACCCTACAACCGAAGCCGTTTATATTCAAATTGCTGGTGGCTATGTAATTGGAACTGACCAATTACTATTAACTAATACTAGCTCACACCCTACGATTACCTCGTCCTGGAATGCAACAGAAGGAAAACTAACCTTATCGAGTCCTATAGCAGGAACACCTGTTAATTATTCTGAATTTGAAGCGGCAATTAAAGATGTTGCCTACTACAATTCCTCTCCTAATCCATCTGGAACTCGGAGCTTTTCTATTTCTTTAGGGAATGGACAAGCTAATTATTTACCAAGAAATGGCCATTATTACCAATATTTCCCAAGTTTAGGTATTACTTGGTCTGATGCCAAAACGGCCGCTTCATTAAAATCATTTTACGGCTTACAAGGGTATCTAGCCACTCTTACCGCAGCTGACGAAGCTCAATTAGCGGGAAAACAAGCTCCTGGAACAGGATGGATTGGTGCAACAGATGAAGCTGTCGAAGGAGTATGGAAATGGGTAACTGGTCCTGAAGCAGGCACTATTATGTCGTATGCAAACTGGAATGCAGGCGAACCTAATAACGCTGGAGATGAAGACTATGCACACATCACTGCGCCAGGAGTTGGATTTCCTGGATCGTGGAATGACTTATCTAATACAGGAGCATCTAGTGGTTCCTACCAGCCCAAAGGCTATATTGTAGAATACGGAGGGATGCCCGGAGATCCTACACTGCAGCTTTCAGCCAGTACCACACTTTCAATTGCAGCACAAATTACTGCAACCAATCCAGCTTCAAATTGTGGACCAGGCAGTGTAACACTTAGCGCAACAGCTTCTTCTGGAACAATTAGTTGGTACAATACCAGTACAGGAGGAACTGTATTAGGAACTGGAACAAATTACACTACTCCTACACTCAGTAACACTACTTCTTACTATGTAACAACATCAGAATGTACTGTAAGAACAGAAGTTAAAGCAACAATAATATCCCTACCTAATTATCCGAGTACTACTAATTCTATTTCGTATTGCTTAAACAATAGTGCAACACCTTTAACCGCAACTGCTGAAGCAAATAGCACGCTCAATTGGTACACAGTAGCTAGCGGAGGAACTTCAAGTGCTACCAGTCCTACGCCTACAACCTCCTCTAGCGGAATTACTAAATATTATGTTAGTCAAACCAACACACTAACAACTTGTGAAGGACCGCGTGCCGAAATTACAGTTATTATTAACGCATTACCAACTACTCCTGGTGTAGCTCCCATTTCCTATTGTTTACATGATATCGCAACACCTTTAACAGCCACTGCTGATGCAAATAGCACGCTCAATTGGTACACAGTAGCTAGCGGAGGAACTTCAAGTGCTACCAGTTCTACTCCTATAACCTCCTCTAGCGGAATTACTAAATATTATGTCAGTCAAACCAACACACTTACAGCTTGTGAAGGACCGCGTGCCGAAATTACAGTTACTATTAACGCATTACCAAACACTCCCAATGTAACTCCGGTTGCCTATTGTTTAAATACTACTGCCATACCTTTAACTGCAACTGCTGATGCAAATAGTACACTTAATTGGTATACTATGTCAAGCGGTGGAACTTCAAGTGTTATCA
It includes:
- a CDS encoding DUF1573 domain-containing protein codes for the protein MKRIIILALLVLGSVASNAQETKKITAKTAKVDGAGMVFANEVIDYGTINQNADGKREFVFTNNGNAPLVITNAQGSCGCTVPSSPKEPIAPGAKGVIGVKYDTNRVGPFTKTVTISSNAAGQPTKVLTIKGNVVAAAAKS
- a CDS encoding T9SS type B sorting domain-containing protein; translation: MKKRNTPLFLALLILIGIQIGYSKSISLDPPIKKSTSIAAPTITATGNTAYCPLTQTKIATTVTITHDVADPTTEAVYIQIAGGYVIGTDQLLLTNTSSHPTITSSWNATEGKLTLSSPIAGTPVNYSEFEAAIKDVAYYNSSPNPSGTRSFSISLGNGQANYLPRNGHYYQYFPSLGITWSDAKTAASLKSFYGLQGYLATLTAADEAQLAGKQAPGTGWIGATDEAVEGVWKWVTGPEAGTIMSYANWNAGEPNNAGDEDYAHITAPGVGFPGSWNDLSNTGASSGSYQPKGYIVEYGGMPGDPTLQLSASTTLSIAAQITATNPASNCGPGSVTLSATASSGTISWYNTSTGGTVLGTGTNYTTPTLSNTTSYYVTTSECTVRTEVKATIISLPNYPSTTNSISYCLNNSATPLTATAEANSTLNWYTVASGGTSSATSPTPTTSSSGITKYYVSQTNTLTTCEGPRAEITVIINALPTTPGVAPISYCLHDIATPLTATADANSTLNWYTVASGGTSSATSSTPITSSSGITKYYVSQTNTLTACEGPRAEITVTINALPNTPNVTPVAYCLNTTAIPLTATADANSTLNWYTMSSGGTSSVISPTPITSSSGITKYYVSQTNTFTACEGPRAEITVTVNALPTVNDITITQCDTDLISDGKTSFNLTVNNNLISSNYTNETFKYYTSLNGAINDIAADLITNELAFENTTPTSMNIWTRISNSYGCHSVSKITLNVPTANFHPATNFTYSVCDDFLDANGNDTASNSNSDGIASFDLSPSKAIILSQLPSNQTYTINYYRTQADALSQTNAISTITNYRNIGYPNFQTLWIRIESNLDNSCVGLGPYINLNVEKLPNIELNSTNLICSDNPTFFVTLDPGILDGSLPNNYTYNWAKNSVNLNTITPTLGVNSEGNYTVQVTNSASCSATRTITVTASNKAIITQINITDLTDINTVTVNASGQGDYEYSIDYLNGVWQDSNFFTNVPGGIHQVVVNDKKGCGLVSKEITVLSIPKFFTPNNDSYNDVWIVKGMESYPNSDLKIFDRYGKLIKELTPGSTGWDGSFNGQELPSSDYWFVLKLDPTSQEKRGHFSLKR
- a CDS encoding RNA methyltransferase — its product is MRKLENSELDRKSIEDFKKSAKTPLILILDDIRSLHNIGSVFRTADAFLIEKIYLCGITATPPNKEIHKTALGATETVAWEHAENVLDVIQKLKAEKIQTFAIEQVESAIFLQNFEVENNQKYALVFGNEVFGVAQEAVALCDGAIEIPQLGTKHSLNISVSAGIVVWDLFKKLHFSK